CAAATATTTTGAATCGTTTAATGCGTGATGTATTAGCGTTTGACAGGCTCCCTTCTGACAAAAAAGGGCGTGCGTTGAAAGTTTATTATTGCTCGCAGGCTGAGTCAGAACCTCCGACGTTTATATTTTTCGTGAATAATCCGGGGCTCGTTAATTCAAGTTTTGAGAATCACGTCAAGAATAAATTGCGTGAACTTGAGGACTTCACGGGCTCACCTGTACGAACTTTCTGGAGGGGTAAAGAGAAGGAGTCATAAATAAAATATGTTCTATGAAATTGTGCTTGAAGGTATGAAAAAATTTGCGGGTGAGATACTAGGCGTAGTGCTGCTTATTGCTGCATTGAAAAAATTTAAGTGGATTCGTTCATTATTCGGCGAATATAAAAATTTGAAGGAAGACAGCGGCAATAAACAATCTGAACCGGAAATAAATAAATCAGACGAGTCAAAGCCTCCTATAATGAGTGATAAAGATTTTGTGAGTCTGTGTAAATCCGGTAATGTCGCCGAAATTGAATCGGTCATAAATAACGGAGCAAATGTCAACGCTAGAAATCGTAATATTACACCTTTAATGGGAGTACTTCAATGTAACGTAGAATTAACGGAATTAGCAGAGCTGCTCATAAAAAAGGGTGCTGATATAAACGCTAAAGATAATTTCTCTAATACAGTTTTAATGAGGGCTGCAATTAGAAATTACACCAAGACAGCAGAATTGCTCATAAAATACGGTGCAAATCTCGACGCTAAAAACAATATCGGTGTGACGGCTTTAATGTGGGCTATATATAAAGGCTACACGGAATTAGCAGAGCTGCTCGTAAAGAAGGGCGCAGATGTAAACGCTAAAGATAATTTCTCCTGTACTGCTTTAATGAGGGCTGCAGAATATGGCTACACTAAGACAGCAGAATTACTCATAAAATACGGCGCTGATGTCGACGCTAAAAGTAATAAAGGCTGGACGGCTTTAATGTTAGCTTTAAATTATAGTCACACAGAAACAGCAGATCTCTTGCGTTCTTATGGCGCAAAAGAATAATAAACACTCACAAAGGAGGAGTAAATTATGTTTTATGAAGTTATACTTGAAGGTATGAAAAAATTTGCGGGTGAAATAATCGGCGTAGTACTACTTATTGTTGCATTGAAAAAATTTAAGTGGATTCGTTCATTATTCGGCGAATATAAAAATTTGAAGGAAGACAGCAGCAATAAACAATCTGAACCGGAAACACAGGAAGTAATACAAAAGAAGTCAGAAGAGTTAAAGTATTTTGCAATGAGCGATAAAGATTTTGTGAATCTGTGTAAATCCGGTAATGTCGCCGGGATTAAAGAAGCCATAAATAATGGAGCAAACATCAACGCTAGATATTATAATATTACGCCCTTAATGGGAATAACTCAATGCGACGTAGAATTAACAGAAATAGCAGAGCTGCTCATAAAAAAGGGTGCTGATGTCAATGCTAAAGATAATTTCTCCTATACTGCTTTAATAAGGGTTGCAATTAGAAACTACACTAAGACAGCAGAATTACTCTTAAAATACGGTGCTGATATTAACGCTAGGGACTGTGACGGCAATACGGCTTTAATGGGGGCTGCATATAAAGGCTGCACAGAAGTAGCAGAACTGCTCATAAATAAAGGTGCTGATATCAACGCTCAAAATAATAACGGCGAGACGGCTTTAATATGGGCTGTAAAGTACAGACACAAAAAAATGGCCGACTTATTGCGTTCTTACGGCGCAAAAGAATAAATTATCACAAAGGAGGTAATATCTAACATGAAAAAATTTTTTCTCGCAATACTAATTTTATTTATCAGCGTCTCAAGTTCATTAGCTGAGTCAAGAGTTACCCTCGCTGAATTATCCGGCACTGTAGGCGTTCAAATGGAAGAATTTGTCAAACAAGTCATCCACGACGCAAACGAGTCTAACAGCAAATTAATAATTCTTCAGCTCGACACACCAGGCGGACTCGTTGAAGCAATGCGGGGTATAGTACAAAGTATTCTAGCCTCAAAAATTCCCGTTGCTGTCTGGGTACCTTCTGGAGGTCGTGCGGCCAGTGCTGGAGCTTTCATCGTGCAGGCTGCTCACATTGCGGCAATGGCTCCAGGAACAAATATCGGCGCGGCTCATCCTGTTACAGCTGGCGGAGAAAATATCGAGTCCGGCGACATGAGCAAAAAAGTTGTCAACGATTTAAAGGCTCAAATGCGTTCGGTCGTTCAGCTAAGAGGCAGAAATCAAGCCATAACAGAAAAAATGATTGATGAAAGTATTTCACTCACTGCAAACGAGGCATTACGCGAAAGAGTCATAGATATAATTGCTGGTGATGTCAGCTCGTTAATAAAAGCTGTGTCAGGCCGTCGCATTAAAATGGGTCAGAATAATTTCACGAGCTTAGAATTTGACTCAGAAGTAAAAGTTTTGCGCGCCAGTATGTCATTCAGCGAAAAAATTATACAGTTCGTATCAAGTCCGGAAATTGCTTATTTACTCGTAACCGGCGGAATAATGGCGATATTCTTTGAAGTCATCACACCGGGAGGCTTTATGCTGGGGACTCTCGGAGGGGTTATGTTCTTGCTGGGTGCTATAGGCTTGAAGATGCTGCCGTTTAACTGGGCGGGAGTTGTCTTAATCGTAGTCGGTCTTGTCGTAATGGCGATAGATTTAATTGCGGGCACAATGGGAGTGCTGACTCTTTTAGGTCTTCCCGTTTTTTGTCTTGGAGGAATATTTTTATTTCGTGCGCCCGGTGGTGAGTTATTGAGCATTTCTTTGACGCTTATAATCGGGATTGCTGTAGCTCTTGCGATATGCTTTAGTCTTGCTGCGTTCCTGCTGATTAAAGGATTTCGGCGCAAAATTTCTACAGGTTCACAGGGCATGATAGGACTCGAAGTAAATATTATTTCCGACATAAGCGAGTCTCAATCAGGCCAAGTAAAATGTCACGGGGAAATCTGGGAGGCAAAATCAGAATCAGGAATAATCACTAAAGGCGAGTCAGGTATCGTGAAAAAACTTGAAGGAATGACTCTCATAATTTCAGTAAAATAAAAATTGCATACACATAAAAAACTCAGTGCCTTTGCGTTGGGCACTGAGCGATAAGGGGGAAGGATACTGGTTTCGATGACGCAAGACCACGCGCAAACACGGACTCCGCAAATAAGAAATTTCGTCCCGGCCTGCGCCATTGAATGCGAAATTAAGTGTGTCAAAACACTTGCAATATTTTATATCAACTTCAGAAAAATACCAAATTTTTTTACGTGATTTTATCGGATTTAGCTCGACAAAAATTATTCATTGCTTTATGATTACGAATACAGCAAATTTATTATTAGGAGCGATATAATGCAGAACTTGATATTTGTTCCGTTCGCACACGATGATTCTATGCAGTCGGGTATGAACTTCAATAAAAATATTTCAACAGATCAGCGTTTGTTAATGTACCTGAAAAATTCTTGCGTCGCACTCGTGTCCGCAAAAAAATATAATCCAGATACAGACTGCGCACTTGTTACAAATTTAAGCGATGACCAGATTTCCGCAGAGATTCACGAGATTTTCAGGCGAGATGACATAAAAATTTTTCATGTCCCGTTTGATGAATTTAGATTCGATAATAATACTCCGTGGGGACTTGCGTTCTATAAATTATGCGCGTTGAGTCATGTTTTGCGCGAGACTGACTATAAAAATTTCTTGTATCTCGATTCAGATGTCTACGTGCAGGGGACTCTTTCGCCGCTTTGGGAGGAATTGCAGGAAAATATTTTATTGGGCGACACAAATGAAGGCTTGAAGGTTCCTGATT
This sequence is a window from Synergistaceae bacterium. Protein-coding genes within it:
- a CDS encoding ankyrin repeat domain-containing protein — encoded protein: MFYEIVLEGMKKFAGEILGVVLLIAALKKFKWIRSLFGEYKNLKEDSGNKQSEPEINKSDESKPPIMSDKDFVSLCKSGNVAEIESVINNGANVNARNRNITPLMGVLQCNVELTELAELLIKKGADINAKDNFSNTVLMRAAIRNYTKTAELLIKYGANLDAKNNIGVTALMWAIYKGYTELAELLVKKGADVNAKDNFSCTALMRAAEYGYTKTAELLIKYGADVDAKSNKGWTALMLALNYSHTETADLLRSYGAKE
- a CDS encoding ankyrin repeat domain-containing protein; amino-acid sequence: MFYEVILEGMKKFAGEIIGVVLLIVALKKFKWIRSLFGEYKNLKEDSSNKQSEPETQEVIQKKSEELKYFAMSDKDFVNLCKSGNVAGIKEAINNGANINARYYNITPLMGITQCDVELTEIAELLIKKGADVNAKDNFSYTALIRVAIRNYTKTAELLLKYGADINARDCDGNTALMGAAYKGCTEVAELLINKGADINAQNNNGETALIWAVKYRHKKMADLLRSYGAKE
- a CDS encoding nodulation protein NfeD translates to MKKFFLAILILFISVSSSLAESRVTLAELSGTVGVQMEEFVKQVIHDANESNSKLIILQLDTPGGLVEAMRGIVQSILASKIPVAVWVPSGGRAASAGAFIVQAAHIAAMAPGTNIGAAHPVTAGGENIESGDMSKKVVNDLKAQMRSVVQLRGRNQAITEKMIDESISLTANEALRERVIDIIAGDVSSLIKAVSGRRIKMGQNNFTSLEFDSEVKVLRASMSFSEKIIQFVSSPEIAYLLVTGGIMAIFFEVITPGGFMLGTLGGVMFLLGAIGLKMLPFNWAGVVLIVVGLVVMAIDLIAGTMGVLTLLGLPVFCLGGIFLFRAPGGELLSISLTLIIGIAVALAICFSLAAFLLIKGFRRKISTGSQGMIGLEVNIISDISESQSGQVKCHGEIWEAKSESGIITKGESGIVKKLEGMTLIISVK